In one Pempheris klunzingeri isolate RE-2024b chromosome 8, fPemKlu1.hap1, whole genome shotgun sequence genomic region, the following are encoded:
- the tent5ba gene encoding terminal nucleotidyltransferase 5ba — protein MSCGDASDQSRRFSVLSWDQVQRLDSILGEAVPIHGRGNFPTLSVQPRQIVQVVRARLEERGVRVKDVRLNGSAASHVLHQDTGLGYKDLDLIFGVSLKDDQAFRLVKDVVLDCLFDFLPAGVSKERITALTLKEAYVQKLVKVCNDTDRWSLISLSNNTGKNVELKFVDSLRRQFEFSVDSFQICLDSLLLFDRCSETPMSESFHPTVIGESVYGDFKEAIDHLCQRTIATRSPEEIRGGGLLKYCHLLVRGFRPSSEADMKQMQRYMCSRFFIDFSDIGEQQRKLEAYLQNHFAGMEHKRYECLMTLHQVVNESTVCLMGHERRQTLSLISMLALKVLAEQNAIPTVTNVTCYYQPAPYVQDINFSNYYIAHVQPPPVSPCSNSYQTWLPCS, from the exons ATGTCTTGCGGTGATGCGTCGGACCAGAGTCGGCGGTTCTCTGTGTTGTCTTGGGATCAGGTGCAGCGCTTGGACTCGATCCTGGGAGAAGCTGTTCCCATCCACGGCCGGGGAAACTTCCCCACTCTGTCCGTGCAACCACGCCAGATCGTGCAG GTGGTACGGGCTAggctggaggagaggggtgTGCGCGTTAAGGACGTGAGGCTGAATGGATCGGCGGCCAGCCATGTGCTCCATCAGGACACTGGACTGGGCTACAAGGACCTGGACCTGATCTTTGGTGTGTCGCTGAAAGACGATCAGGCCTTCCGTCTGGTGAAGGATGTCGTGCTGGACTGCCTGTTTGACTTCTTGCCAGCCGGGGTCTCCAAGGAGCGCATCACGGCACTGACCCTCAAGGAGGCGTATGTACAGAAACTGGTGAAAGTCTGTAATGACACGGACCGCTGGAGCCTCATCTCACTGTCCAACAACACGGGCAAGAATGTGGAGCTAAAATTTGTGGACTCTTTACGGCGGCAGTTTGAATTCAGCGTGGACTCCTTCCAGATTTGCCTTGACTCTCTGCTCTTATTTGACCGCTGCTCAGAGACGCCCATGTCCGAGAGCTTTCATCCCACTGTGATCGGGGAGAGTGTGTATGGGGACTTCAAGGAGGCCATTGACCACCTGTGTCAGAGGACCATAGCTACACGCAGCCCGGAAGAAATCAGAGGGGGCGGCTTATTGAAgtactgccacctgctggtgcGCGGGTTCAGACCATCCTCAGAGGCGGACATGAAGCAGATGCAGCGCTACATGTGCTCACGCTTCTTCATTGACTTCTCTGACataggagagcagcagaggaaactgGAGGCCTACCTGCAAAACCACTTCGCTGGGATGGAGCACAAACGGTACGAGTGCCTGATGACTCTGCACCAAGTGGTGAACGAGAGCACCGTGTGTCTGATGGGCCACGAGCGACGCCAGACGCTCAGCCTCATCTCCATGCTGGCGCTGAAGGTGCTGGCCGAGCAGAACGCCATCCCCACTGTAACGAATGTCACGTGTTATTACCAGCCAGCTCCGTACGTGCAGGACATCAACTTCAGTAATTACTATATTGCACATGTGCAGCCGCCGCCGGTTTCACCGTGCAGTAATTCATATCAGACGTGGCTGCCTTGTAGCTGA